A single region of the Bacillus cereus genome encodes:
- a CDS encoding FtsX-like permease family protein: MTFWQFAFKNVTRNARAYFAYFVSSAFSIAIFFSFAVYLFHPKLHMTNVNFFLNILMTISEVVIAFFSFFFLLYSIGTFLKVRKKQFGILTVLGISQQQLKRLVFLENMLIGVLSIFFGIQLGLVFSQFFLLVTAKITHVPGLYLYWPTAAIILTTVIFLGLFILVSSFTPMLIRTRKAVRLLKEGKQQKERKASVLISLFGALCLISGYVLAANPLYFMSLGDIIGPLYIISSILVIPSLIAAGTYFFFSQISFLLIRILKTRRKFYMKRINMLWISDLATRIRTNINMLFIVAMLSTLAFTMITFLYGFGKFTKFDEIRQNPFPFTYLSHTENTLADEHLNWLEQKFNKEHFTYKKYKTDIYEVSSAEDNTQLYYAIKQSDYNILAKALNWETLTVNKDESYILIKDLDAQVIGTLHNKEKKNTLTLTQNSLPLQVKDYTSYSPFPIGLVPQLIVLSDENVEALSSISKQMSVYSFKVPDWEKAYSIGSAFITKIASDNAAIQAEHPPFHASEASRSLYNKKLNVASVFLIGTFLGVIFFIGAGSVLYFRMYTDLTNEQEKYITITKIGLTEAEMKRSATIQLAILFFVPYIMASIHTMFATKMLQDILNLSFFAEITVVLMIFGTVEILFFLLIRSFYMQKLSQHIKF, encoded by the coding sequence ATGACATTTTGGCAGTTTGCATTTAAAAACGTGACGCGGAACGCCAGAGCTTATTTCGCCTATTTTGTAAGCAGCGCGTTTTCTATCGCCATCTTTTTCTCATTTGCAGTTTACTTATTCCATCCTAAATTGCATATGACAAACGTTAATTTTTTTCTAAACATATTAATGACAATTTCAGAAGTTGTCATCGCGTTCTTTTCATTTTTCTTTTTACTATACTCGATTGGGACGTTTTTAAAAGTACGAAAAAAACAGTTTGGAATTTTAACAGTACTTGGCATATCCCAACAACAATTAAAAAGACTCGTCTTTTTAGAAAATATGTTAATCGGTGTTCTTTCCATATTTTTTGGCATTCAACTCGGACTTGTCTTTTCACAGTTCTTTTTATTAGTTACCGCCAAAATTACACATGTACCTGGTTTATATTTATATTGGCCGACAGCCGCTATTATTTTAACAACGGTAATCTTTCTCGGACTCTTTATTCTCGTATCGTCCTTTACGCCGATGCTGATCCGTACGAGAAAAGCTGTACGACTTTTAAAAGAAGGAAAACAGCAAAAAGAAAGAAAAGCATCCGTGCTTATTTCTTTATTTGGTGCGCTATGTTTAATATCCGGATACGTATTAGCAGCAAATCCGCTATATTTTATGTCGCTAGGTGACATCATCGGGCCTTTATATATCATCTCTAGTATACTTGTCATTCCGTCTCTCATTGCAGCCGGAACATACTTCTTCTTCTCACAAATTAGCTTCTTGCTCATTCGTATATTGAAAACACGAAGAAAGTTTTATATGAAACGGATTAATATGCTTTGGATTTCTGATTTAGCAACTCGTATTCGAACGAATATTAACATGCTCTTTATTGTAGCGATGCTATCGACGCTCGCTTTTACAATGATTACATTCTTATATGGATTCGGGAAATTTACAAAGTTTGATGAAATTAGGCAAAATCCTTTCCCGTTTACTTATTTATCACATACTGAAAATACGTTAGCTGATGAGCATTTAAACTGGTTAGAGCAAAAATTTAATAAAGAGCACTTTACTTATAAAAAATATAAAACAGATATATATGAAGTATCTTCAGCTGAAGATAACACGCAGCTCTATTATGCCATTAAACAAAGTGACTATAATATACTGGCTAAGGCGTTAAATTGGGAAACTCTCACAGTGAATAAAGACGAGTCTTATATATTAATTAAAGATTTAGATGCTCAAGTCATTGGAACGCTTCATAATAAGGAAAAGAAAAACACTCTTACACTTACTCAAAACTCTTTACCATTGCAGGTGAAAGACTATACAAGTTATAGCCCGTTCCCAATTGGTTTAGTACCTCAATTAATCGTACTATCTGATGAAAATGTAGAAGCATTATCATCTATTTCGAAACAAATGAGTGTATATAGCTTCAAAGTTCCAGATTGGGAAAAAGCATATAGTATTGGTTCAGCATTTATAACAAAAATCGCTAGCGACAATGCGGCGATTCAAGCAGAACATCCACCGTTCCACGCAAGTGAAGCAAGTCGCTCTTTATACAACAAGAAACTAAATGTTGCTTCCGTTTTCTTAATCGGAACTTTCCTTGGCGTTATTTTCTTTATTGGTGCTGGCAGTGTTCTTTACTTCCGAATGTATACAGATTTAACAAATGAGCAAGAAAAGTATATAACGATTACGAAAATCGGCTTAACAGAAGCCGAGATGAAGCGTTCAGCGACAATTCAGCTCGCTATTTTATTCTTCGTCCCTTACATTATGGCATCCATCCATACGATGTTTGCGACAAAGATGCTACAAGATATATTAAATCTCTCGTTCTTCGCTGAAATTACAGTCGTACTTATGATTTTCGGAACTGTTGAAATTCTATTTTTCCTTTTAATTCGTTCCTTTTATATGCAAAAATTATCACAACATATTAAGTTTTAA